The Lonchura striata isolate bLonStr1 chromosome 6, bLonStr1.mat, whole genome shotgun sequence nucleotide sequence GCACGGATGGCTCCCCAGACTGGCCCCAGCGAGAAGGGGACGGGACCTGTTCCAGCCTTTCCACAGCTTTTCACTTGGGAAGAGATCAGGATCCACAACGGCCGCGGGCAAGGCCGGGAGCAGTGGCTGGTGGTTGACAGGAAGGTTTATGATGTCAGCCAGTTTTCCAAGCGCCATCCTGGGGGCAGCCGGGTTATCAGCCACTATGCTGGGCAGGATGCCACGGTAAGAGCTGGGAAAGCGGCTGCAGAAGGTGGTTCCagtggcagggaaggaggaCGTGGTGGGGAATCCTGTCTGGTGGTGGTCATCACTGTGCTTGGTCAGAGAGCGGACTGAGAAAGCAGCATGATGACCTCGGGCTGCAGGACATAAGGAAAAGTCCTACAAATATATTTGATCAGAGATCTTCCAGGGATTCCTGCAAAAATCTTTGATCTAGAGGATTTATCTAAAATAATTTGGTGCTTTTTGGCAGGAATAATAAATTCTAAGCAGATCTCCCAGACTATGCTGAAAGGAGACGCTGAATTTCTGAATAGGCAAAAATCTGAGAATTGGAAACATGAGCATAAACTTGTGATGTGGGAGATTTAATTCTTGTCACGACAAGACTTTCTGACTTGAAGAAGGTTGCTTAGCCTGTCTTAATTCCTCATGTTTCAGCGTGCGGAATAGGATAGCAATTCTAACTCCCAGCCCAAAATGGACCAGATCAGTTACTTTTCACATTTCATCCCTTGCACCCTGGGGCAGAAAAATACCTGGTGATCCCAGAGGAAGCAAAAGGAGAGGTTTGAGTCTTGTTTGGTTTCTCCCAAGCTCACTGACCTTCAGAGTATAGACCAGCCCAGAAATCCTAGTGCTATCTCCTGCACTTTCCACCACTGGACTTTTACAGAAGGAGTCAAGGAATGCAGAATGCATGGAATGATTTGTCCCCAAGCTATgtcctcccagctcctgcaagGACCTGCAACATACATCATTGTATTTATAGACACCCAGGGGCTTTAACTGCAGtgaatatgtttaaaaaatgaCCTTTGATCTTACTTGCTTTTATTGTAGCAATAATTACAATCTGATTTTACTTAATCATGAAGGTATTTTCAAACCTCGAGGTGAACTATATCCCTTTGAAGACAGGACCACAACCAGTAGCCAAAATCGTGGGTTCAGTGGGGATTTGTGTTGCATCCTAACAACACTTTGTGTCTTGTCCTCGCTAATCCTAATCactctttttgcttttaaagtgCTGCTTGTTCATATACTCTAAGAAATCCACATAGaaaagcaggactggaaggTGTCTCAAAAAATTGCTGGTCCAGGACTTTACCTAAAATCAGGatccaggatttttttcccagcaacTCTTGGCTGCTCTAGAGCTCCTAATAGTCTATACATAGTGagaattttcttcctctgtgggaattattttgaaaatacaaagcAAGACCATTACAGAGCATTTAATTGATGTCAGATGTTGTGAGTTATGTGTGTTGTAGGTGATAGTTCTTCATCTCTGACGTTAAAGTTAGTGAGATGCTAATCAGGGCCTAAGaccagggaggaggaagaacagaCAGGACTGAGAGGCTTTCAGTGATAAGAATCTGTGATACTGATCTCATGGAGAGGAGTTTCTGCTTGAAAGGATTCTGGTTCCTGTTTCCAAACTGCAGTATAGATTCTTATGGATTAAATCAGAATTCCTGACAAGATGGAGGgatataaaaatgtataaagACCTGGAGGATGAGGGGCACAAAATCTTGATGGAAAGATTTCCCCAGTCCTCTTGGTCTGGACAGAGTTGTTCATTTGTCACTGTGACAAAGGGTCACTAGATGTCTGTAGAAAAGCTCAAATGTCCAAAAAGTCACCCTGTTCTGACTTTTTCTAGACTACAGTACTCAGAGAGAGACTGTCTCCAGCCAAGAGGCTCCAAGGAAGTCCTCTGTCCTCTTCCAGAGATTTGATCCTGACCAGACCTGTGCAGAATATTTGGGTTGTGCTCATCCCTGCTGATTTTCAGAGCCAAAATCAGCAAAACCAGACTGTTCAAAATGAGGATTTTGTTCTATCTGctctttctggaagaaaaaagggTATGGCCAGCCTCTTTACCTTTCTTCTGGAAAATCCACTGAGGACACGAGCTAAAGAAGAGTTTTGATTTATCTAGAatctcatcctttttccattgtTTATATATGATATGAAACTGTGATTTGAAATGGTTCTTGGACAGACACTTTTGTGTCATTAGTGCTCCCACATTCCCAAAACATCAACCTGTTCTGGAAATTGGGAGGGAACTGTAAGAGACACCCAGTTTGTGCTGCTAAATATAAGGCTTCAGCATCTATTTTGTATGGCCTTAGTGTTGCACAGGCAGGGTTCCAAAGCCTCATCCCAAGCATGGCAGAGACAcacctcattccctgctcctgggtCCCATCCATagggcagggctgctggctggagcctTCTAGGGACAGAGTGTGCTGAAGCAAGCAGATGAAGGAACAGGTTTCCCTCTGCAAAGGGTTTTTCATCAAACCCTTTCATGTTTATTACCAGCCTCACCCAGGGGCACTTATGAAATCTGGGTGCTTGAAACTCCTCCAGCTTCCTTGAGCCAAGCTTCAGTAAATGGGAAAGAGTGACAGGAGAGACAAAAATGGACAAGGGGAGCAGGATTTTGTGTTATAATTTAGACCTGGGCAATGAGAGGCTCAGCTCTGGTGTTTGGCCACGTGCCCTCTCTCACTTGCTCCCTTTGTGTTCCTCAGGATGCCTTTGTGGCATTCCACAACGACAAGTCCCTGGTGAAAAAGTACCTGAAATCTCTGCTGATTGGGGAGCTGGCACCTGATCAACCAAGCTTTGAGTCTAATAAAAAGGTGAGTGCCCTAGATTCCAGTGGTGGGAATGGCTTGGGGTTCAGCatggaaggagaaggaaaaacaggAGAGGTAGGAGGAATTGCCTCTGAGGGAGCACGCCTGATGTTGTGGGTGGCGATGGGCAGGCATGGAAACATGACTGTCCCAGCATCACTAAATCCACCCCTGGCAGCAAGGAATGAGctccagagccccaaatcctcctctgTTCTCCTCGCTGGGATGTCTCAGAATCAAATCAGAATCAAAGCAAAGTCTGTTGACTTCATGCTTGTTTTGGCACAGAGCCCCTACTCACAGAACATCTCCTTCAACTTCTGTGGCTGTTTTGGGGTTCCTGGCTCTGCTATGACATTTTCAAGGTAAACAGTACATAAATATTTACTTTACCCACAGAAATTCCCTTTCTTTACCCACAGAAATCCCTTTTGGAGGATTTTCGTGAGCTGCGCTGCACCATTGAGAAGATGGGACTTCTGAGGCCCAAttacttcttcttcttcctgatTTTTCTTCATCTCCTGGTGCTGGATGCTGCATCCTGGCTTATGGTCTGGTACTTTGGCATATCCCTGGTGCCTTTCGTAACTGGCATGGTGTTCTTCACCACTGCCCAGGTAAACTGCTGATGGGTGCTCAATGCTCAGACACCCTTGGCTCTTCCAGGTGGAGAGGGTTAATGGAATGCTCCCATACCAGGCATTGTCTCTCCTTAGATCCCATTATCTGGCTGAAGATGACAAGGACATTCTATGTCACAATTTTTGTTGCCTGCAGCTGATCTCATTTTGCTGACAGGCTGCTCCCTCGGGATGGTGGGGTTCTTGTGGAACTGGCTCTTTCACAAGATGGGATGAGCTGATTTAATCACTTACCCCAGGACAAAGAAGGAATATTTAGTTCTCACCTGCACTTTTGGCTCTGTTTCTTCTGTCAGATGGCTCTGGTATTTTTTGGGTCCTTTATGAGTCCTCTCTAGCCCTGAGTAGTTTTCTGCTGGATTAGTAAATTCAGCCATATAAGCAAAGTATCCATTTCAGTGTGGGTGTAGGGAAGGAGGGAATAGGGATTTGTGGCACTTAGATGGGAGAAATTGAAGGGTGTGGCGGAAGGAGGAAAATTAAGATTTTCTTATTAGCACTAAATGCTTTAGTTTGTTCAGATCCCCCTGCAGCAGGTGCAAATGAgctaatttatttaattaatctgTTTTAATTGCCTAATATCTGCTAAGGCAGATATCCCTCAAAGAGCAGACTTGTATTTCCATGGAAATATGGAATGCAGTGAAGCCACAGACTTGCTGTGGCTGGTTACTTGGAAATTAATTATTCATGATGGTAGCAACAGAATTCCATACTGTGACAGTGAAGTTAATTGCAGTGATGCTTTGCTGCTTTCCCTATATTCCAGATGAAACTAATAATCTGGAATTGAGCAGCTCTAGTGGGCAGTGGCCTGGATGGAAGTTCCAGCCCTGTGAGTGTCTCTTGACACATCAGAAGGAGGATGAAACTCACACTATGAAGTTACAGAGACTCACAAGGCAAATTATTGCAATAAAGCAGTTCTCTTTCCTCAGTGATTTTTGTCTTCCAGATCCAGATGGGCTGGTTCCAGCATGATCTGGGGCACTGCTCTGTCTTCAGGAAGCCCAGGTGGAATCATCTCCTGCAGATCGTGGTGATAAACATGCTGAAGGTAGTGGTGGGAATGTTCTCTGGGGCTGATTGGGACTAAGCAATGGATGGGAGTGTCCCTAAATCCAGGCAAGGTCTCCTGTGAGGGAATTGCAGTAAATAGAGATGGGATCCTTGATATTGCTCCAGTTTGAATCCCTGGTGTTGCCCTTTTCCCCATGCAGGGATTGCCTGCCAGCTGGTGGAACCACCTGCACAACCAGCACCACGCCAAGCCCAACTGCTTCCACAAGGACCCCGACCTCAACATGCACCCTCTGCTCTTCAGCCTGGGAAAGACCCTCTCCAAGGAGGTCTGCAAAAGCACATTTAGTGACAGAAAGCTAGAGTGTGATATGTatctaaaatataataataacaGCCCAGATTGTGCCTTGAAACAAAGTGGTTTTTAAGGTCCCCTTCCAATCCAGACTGTTCTAGGATTTTATGGTAATTCCCAAAGTGTTCCAAGATCTGAGAGTGTCTTGTTATTGCAATGCTGAGGCACTCCTGAGAAGCAAAAGCTTAAAATCAGTCCTTAAGTAAGGGCAAGCACCTTGAAGGCAGCTCCAGGGGTGAGTCAGCCCACTTGCATAAGAGAGGGTTAGTGAGTCAGATGTTCCCTCTGGatcctcctggctgccagagcTGTTGGGCACCCAAATCCTTCAGGGCCAGCGGAGCTGCTGCACATCGAGAGCAAATGCAGCAAATGATTTCCTAATCCTGAATTTTATGGCTTTCATAAAAAGAGAAACTCTCTGCATCCATTATGGTTTCTGACAGCATCAGGATAGGCAAGGACTCGTTTGCCTTTTCATTGTAATTCCTTTTACTCACGGGGTGATAAAAGCCTTGTTGCCAGATACACCAGCCTCTTAAAATAATGCCTCTCTCTCTTTTACCTGCTAAAGAAACTCTCCAAGACACATGGAAAATTCCAGCTCTGTGTTCCAGACAGATTCCTACAATGGGAGATACAAAATGCTTATTGATAGAAAACCACTGGCTCCAGTTGGGAAGGATTTtgtcagggattttgggaaagaTCTCTCATGTAGGAGCATGAGCATCCAGAGCAGGTTGGCTGTGGTCCAGTGGCTTTGATGGAGTGAAAATGTAGGAAATCAGTTCTCATGTCTTCCTGCTTTTTAACAGGATCGAAGTTAGGCACACCATGGATACTCAAAGTGGATTTCAGGGCTTTTGTTTATGCAGTTTATTCGTTGCTTCAGTGTTGATCCAGTGCAGAGTGGAGCTCTGGAAGCAGTTTGCTTTAGTTTCttattattttgtcttttgaaGAATTACATTACAAAAGGTTGGGGTGTTGTTAAGAAACTTTTTGTGCAATTGGTGAAAAATTACAAGGTGAAGAAACAAACTTAATTGTGCTTTTTGTGAATATTTAAttatcttttcatttttcagcttGGAAAGCAGAAGAAGAAGTTCATGCCTTACAATTACCAGCACAAGTATTTCATCTGTGAGTATCCCCTAAAACCATGAGTGCATCTCCTCCCCCGCAAAATAATGGCTTTTAAAGATATTCCCATTGAAGTGAGAGCTCCAGGAAGCTTCCTTCACATTAAAGAAGGTCCTTATGAGGAAGAATTGCCCCTTAAGTCTCTGTTTGGGTTATGAGATGTAGATGGGGGTGTATCAAACAGATACAGGGGTGGGGAAGAAATGGAGAAGTGATgagaagaaaagaggaagagatTATGTAGGTGCATGGAGCTTAATATGAGTGGAAGACAGCAATTTTTCTTCCACTGGAAAGAAGAATCATTTTAATGATGCAGTGAAATGACaaatatctttctttttctgttctatCCTTCAGTACTGGCCCCACTCGCCCTCGTACCCTTCTTCCAGCTGTCAACAATCTACTTTGCAATCAAGAGGAAAAAGTGGTTGGTAAGCACTGCTTCCCTGTCTGGAAAACTCAAAAAATGTCACTGTATCCACCTTCACCTCCTATTAGGCAGGTGGTTGAAGGgtaagagagaaaaaggatAGAGAAGGCTGATTCTAGGCTTGCTGAAGCAGAGAAGATAGTTTAGCatttagcagaaaaataaaagttaccAGGAAATTACCAGACCCAGAGTGTGACAGCAGGGCTGTTGTCTGCAGTTATTGATGGATAAGTAGGAATATTTCAGGGACACACCCACCTTATGTAGCATGGAGCATACTCCTGATAAATCAGAAATTTGCATATCAGAGCATTTTTTAAGCTGCAGTTCTAGTAAAAGGGAGAGAATGGAGTGGAGACATTTCATCAACGaaggctgattttggggtttttttctttgtttttgttttgttttgttttattttttacaggACCTGATATTGGTTGTGACTTTCAACATCCGAGTCTGCCTCATGTATGTTCCTTTAATGGGATTTAACAACTTCATGGTGTACTACTGGCTGTCCAGGTAACTCAGAGCAGACCCAGAGCCCCCATAATTAAGATTTGTTATCAATATTGAgcttcaaaagaaagaaatgaaaactaaaCCTACAATTTTTTCAGAATTAAGTAGTCCAAAAGAAACCATTTCACTTCAGTGAGGGGGGTGGTGGCTGCTCAGGGACATCTGCATCTAAAACTTGAGTGGTTCTTAAACTCCAAAAGTTCTTTTTCACCTAAGAAGAGACTTAGCCGAGTGTTTTAGTGTTAAATTTGGATGGGATTAGAGATTGACAAGAATTTCTGGGTTTATCTGCCCAGGTTCCTTGAGAGTAGCTGGTTTATTTGGGTGTCCCAGATGAACCACATCCCAATGGACATTGATTATGACAAGAACAAAGACTGGGTGTCTACTCAGGTGAGAAACTCCTTTCTTCTGGAATACTGGGTCTGCTGGTCTAAATTATAGAACAAAGACAATATTCTCTTAGATTAACTGTTAATGAGGTTTGCCCTTCCATTCatttaataaacatttctgtgatattcaaaccatttaaaattttagttGGAAAACAGGAAAGCTAGAGTTAAATAATATtggttttttcactgaaaggcCTTGACATATTTTTCATAACCCTTTCCCCTCCCTATTATAGAAATGTACTGGTGATATAACAGCAAATTTCCTTTTTAGGCCAACTAAAGGGAAGCAAAGTGGGATACCTTTATTTTTACCCTACAGGCTGCAAGTTTACTACAGATAAATCTGACAAAATTGCCTGATAAAAAAGAATATGTAAATAGTGCTTTGCTCACATCTATCCTGCCTCCAACAGTGCAATCCCGCATAGTGGGCTTGCAGCAGTTTCCTGTTTTATCAAGGATAAAAAACATAGCCTGGCTAGTTTAGACTGTGTTGAATTCCTCAGGGCAATGATGGTTGTAATCACTGACTTTGCCTTGATTTTTTTGCTGGATTAGGGTGGGCAGCGATTGCTGTGGGTTCAACTGTTGGACTTGCAGGTAAATAAAATCTAAGTCATCTgagggttttgggtttttccctcccagctccatgCAACCTGCAACGTGAAGCAGTCTCTGTTCAATGACTGGTTCACTGGGCACCTGAACTTCCAAATCGAGCACCAGTGAGTATcatcctgggggaaaaaatgggaataatcTGAGGCAGGGGAATATTTTGAACAGGGAGAAAGTCAAGCCCTGCAATAACTCTTTCTCATTCCATTGTGCAGCCTGTTCCCCACAATGCCTCGGCACAACTACTGGAAAGTGGCTCCCCTGGTGAAAAGCCTCTGTGACAAGCATGGCATCGAGTACAAAACCAAGACTTTGCTGACAGCGTTTGTGGATATTTTGCGGTAAGTATCAATTAACAAGATGATTTTGCTCCATGGTGGCACGTAAGAGACACCCAGGCAGCCATTTCAAATTAATGTCCATGGAGAGATCAAACCTAGAGTATTTCTATTTAGAGTTTTCAAAAGTTTTTAAGTTTCAAagcttgtttttctcctctttaaGTCCTCCCAGCTCAATGGCAGCAGTCAGACTTTGCTATGAGGTGTCCATAcaatttaaaatccattttttccccttttatttctgtaactACAGTTGGCCTTCCACAAAGCTGAACTCTCTCCTAAgtgattttttcccttctgctccTGCAGTTCCCTGAAGGATTCTGGGGAACACTGGCTGGAAGCATATCTGCATGGATAGAAACTGGCAACTCTCCAAAGGAATCCCTTCACCACACAACTTCTGCCAAGAGCCAGGACACACCATCCCTGTGCATGTCTCAGGCATGGGAACTCAGGAGCTGGGCAAAGTTAATTTCAGTAAGAATGAAATGGGAAAGTGCCTTCAAGATACATTTTTACCTTGTTCCCAACCATGAACTCTGTTTTTTCCTGCCCTCAATCTCAGAATTTAGAGATGGCCTTTTAAACTTGGGGAAAAGTAGCTCTTGAATCAGCTTGACCAGTTTCACTTTATTGGAAGTGCCAGCTCCTTGCTTATGGAAGAGGTTTGAAAGGAAATTCTTCTCGGAGTc carries:
- the LOC110485022 gene encoding acyl-CoA (8-3)-desaturase; this encodes MAPQTGPSEKGTGPVPAFPQLFTWEEIRIHNGRGQGREQWLVVDRKVYDVSQFSKRHPGGSRVISHYAGQDATDAFVAFHNDKSLVKKYLKSLLIGELAPDQPSFESNKKKSLLEDFRELRCTIEKMGLLRPNYFFFFLIFLHLLVLDAASWLMVWYFGISLVPFVTGMVFFTTAQIQMGWFQHDLGHCSVFRKPRWNHLLQIVVINMLKGLPASWWNHLHNQHHAKPNCFHKDPDLNMHPLLFSLGKTLSKELGKQKKKFMPYNYQHKYFILLAPLALVPFFQLSTIYFAIKRKKWLDLILVVTFNIRVCLMYVPLMGFNNFMVYYWLSRFLESSWFIWVSQMNHIPMDIDYDKNKDWVSTQLHATCNVKQSLFNDWFTGHLNFQIEHHLFPTMPRHNYWKVAPLVKSLCDKHGIEYKTKTLLTAFVDILRSLKDSGEHWLEAYLHG